One Acetobacterium sp. KB-1 DNA segment encodes these proteins:
- a CDS encoding response regulator transcription factor, with product MKQLLIIEDDRHLSRGLCLALKDPKLQIVTCFDLKSAQEQLACGMTDLVLLDINLPDGNGLDLLRQIKTGGKAVPVILLTANDTEADVVMGLEDGADDYITKPFSLAILRARVKAQLRRLVTSELKPIIIDRYQFDFAQMDFYHGTTAVELSKTEQKLLRLLVENRGQTLSRTVLMDRIWADGSDFVDENALSVTVKRLRDKLDATAFIKTVYGLGYVWVVKPDESV from the coding sequence ATGAAGCAACTACTAATTATCGAAGATGACCGTCATCTCAGCCGTGGCTTATGCCTGGCTTTGAAAGATCCTAAGCTTCAAATTGTGACATGTTTTGATTTAAAATCAGCGCAGGAACAACTTGCCTGCGGTATGACCGACTTGGTTTTACTCGATATCAATCTTCCTGATGGCAATGGACTGGATTTGCTTCGGCAAATTAAAACGGGGGGCAAAGCCGTTCCGGTGATTCTTTTAACCGCCAACGACACCGAAGCCGATGTGGTAATGGGGCTGGAGGATGGTGCCGATGATTACATCACCAAACCCTTTAGCCTGGCAATCCTCCGGGCTCGCGTAAAAGCACAACTGCGACGTCTGGTCACCAGTGAGCTAAAACCGATTATAATTGACCGTTATCAATTTGATTTTGCGCAAATGGATTTTTATCACGGAACCACTGCCGTGGAGTTAAGCAAGACAGAACAAAAGCTGCTTCGTTTGCTGGTCGAAAACCGGGGGCAAACCCTCAGTCGGACGGTTTTGATGGATCGTATTTGGGCGGACGGCAGCGATTTTGTCGATGAAAATGCACTTTCTGTCACGGTTAAACGTCTCCGGGACAAGCTGGATGCGACCGCGTTTATTAAAACCGTTTACGGTTTAGGTTATGTATGGGTGGTGAAACCGGATGAATCCGTTTAG
- a CDS encoding BCCT family transporter produces the protein MLKRIRIVPVAIPIVLMGIILIIGFVSPDEFTTRMTDFFIALMANAGWMVSLGVLIFVGCMVLLFVHPFGSIKFGGANAKPKYRTWIWWAISLCAGIGTGIVFWGATEPLMHTFAPPPSVGLEAGSLDAVIWGMSKSFLHWSFSPYAIYAVAGIAIGYAYYNMNKSYTASAGLVYLNDGKELNSKINTVIDGIILFAICGGVAGSLGYGLLQIGSGLNFVFGIEPGPAVWAVIACVIIASYTISSATGLDRGISWLSDKNAWIFIALMIFVLITGPTAYIFNLFTQSLGYFINNFVDLSLFTQPIIDSDLWPQWWDMYWMVDWLSFGPIVGLFLVKLSYGRTIRQFITVNVILPAMFGILWFSVFGGLALDLELRGIADMSGFLADNGAQAFMMYIFEFLPFTELIRIIMLVTIGLSFITLADSMTSTISTMSLKQSKGVKEAPLPIKVFWGIFIGLISLVFVISGGIDGIKIVKTIAGFPILFIELAMILGFLYHLFSGKLKRDEIEYADFMEQEAAAAADEAAAELADLKIHKKWFNLDKQTKK, from the coding sequence ATGTTAAAAAGAATACGTATTGTACCCGTTGCGATTCCAATTGTATTAATGGGAATAATCCTTATTATCGGCTTTGTTTCGCCGGATGAGTTTACAACCAGAATGACTGATTTCTTTATCGCGTTAATGGCAAATGCCGGGTGGATGGTTTCTCTGGGGGTATTGATTTTTGTTGGCTGTATGGTGTTATTATTTGTCCATCCCTTTGGCAGTATTAAATTTGGGGGCGCAAATGCAAAACCAAAATATCGAACCTGGATCTGGTGGGCGATTTCGCTTTGTGCGGGGATTGGAACCGGGATCGTTTTCTGGGGAGCCACCGAGCCGCTGATGCATACTTTCGCACCACCGCCATCGGTTGGCCTCGAAGCCGGAAGTCTGGACGCCGTTATCTGGGGGATGAGTAAATCCTTTTTGCACTGGTCGTTTTCACCTTACGCGATCTATGCGGTAGCGGGAATTGCCATTGGCTATGCTTACTATAATATGAACAAAAGCTACACCGCCAGTGCCGGTCTTGTTTATTTAAATGATGGTAAAGAACTCAATTCAAAAATCAATACAGTTATTGACGGTATTATCCTATTCGCCATTTGTGGCGGTGTGGCTGGATCGCTGGGATATGGGCTGCTGCAAATTGGCAGTGGACTCAATTTCGTGTTTGGGATCGAACCAGGTCCGGCGGTATGGGCCGTCATTGCCTGTGTCATTATTGCATCCTATACGATTTCAAGTGCAACTGGCTTAGACCGTGGAATTTCCTGGCTCAGTGATAAGAATGCCTGGATTTTTATTGCTTTGATGATCTTTGTTTTGATTACCGGACCAACGGCTTATATATTCAATCTGTTTACGCAGTCATTGGGATATTTTATTAATAACTTTGTTGATCTAAGCTTATTTACCCAACCAATAATTGACAGTGATTTATGGCCGCAATGGTGGGATATGTACTGGATGGTTGACTGGTTATCTTTTGGACCAATTGTTGGTTTGTTCCTGGTTAAATTATCCTATGGCCGAACCATCAGACAGTTTATTACGGTCAATGTTATTCTGCCGGCAATGTTCGGGATTCTCTGGTTTAGTGTATTTGGCGGATTGGCATTAGACCTGGAACTCCGAGGTATTGCTGATATGTCGGGATTCCTGGCCGACAATGGTGCCCAGGCGTTTATGATGTATATCTTTGAATTCTTGCCTTTTACTGAATTAATTCGCATTATCATGCTGGTCACTATCGGTTTATCATTTATTACCCTGGCGGATTCGATGACATCGACAATTTCGACCATGTCATTAAAACAATCCAAAGGTGTAAAAGAAGCGCCCCTGCCAATCAAAGTATTCTGGGGGATTTTCATCGGTTTGATTTCGCTGGTATTTGTAATCAGTGGCGGTATCGACGGGATCAAAATCGTTAAGACGATTGCCGGTTTCCCGATCCTCTTTATCGAATTGGCAATGATTCTGGGATTCCTCTACCATTTGTTCTCAGGTAAGCTCAAACGAGACGAAATAGAGTATGCTGATTTTATGGAACAGGAGGCAGCCGCCGCTGCTGATGAAGCCGCTGCGGAGCTGGCGGATCTGAAAATTCATAAAAAATGGTTCAATTTGGATAAACAAACGAAAAAGTAA
- a CDS encoding DUF1611 domain-containing protein → MKEKAILYCEGQFGESDGKTANGLIRRSQKYQITCVIDSTKTGMDAGKVLEGFDNGIPIYRDLTEAMDQLTEVPKYFIYGIAPKDAILSIKERRIFLNAMSLGMDIVNGLHEFISEDAEFKQQAKKYRVKLYDIRKPLANRYLHLFTGDILNVKTPKIAILGTDCAVGKRTTAMKLITALKERGLRASFIGTGQTSLIQGEKYGIALDAIPSEFMTGELENAVVEANIHEKPDVIILEGQGALSHPAFISSCAIIRGGKPDGIIVQHPPKRINRVDFDYLTMPTLASEIELIERFSQSKVIAITINHDDMNENEVADTIKAYEQDYRLPTTDTLIHGCNKLVKAVLDAFPELKEKTTN, encoded by the coding sequence ATGAAAGAAAAAGCTATACTCTATTGTGAAGGTCAATTTGGTGAATCCGATGGAAAAACCGCTAATGGTTTAATCCGTCGTTCTCAAAAATATCAGATCACATGTGTGATAGACAGCACCAAAACAGGCATGGATGCCGGAAAAGTACTCGAGGGGTTTGACAATGGTATCCCTATCTATCGGGATCTTACCGAAGCCATGGATCAATTAACCGAAGTACCTAAATATTTCATTTATGGCATCGCTCCCAAAGACGCCATCTTATCGATCAAAGAACGACGTATTTTTCTCAACGCGATGTCTTTGGGAATGGATATTGTTAATGGTCTCCATGAATTTATTTCTGAAGATGCCGAATTTAAGCAACAGGCCAAAAAATATCGGGTTAAACTTTATGATATCCGAAAGCCCCTTGCCAATCGCTACCTGCACCTCTTTACTGGCGATATTCTAAATGTGAAAACACCGAAGATCGCTATTCTTGGCACCGATTGCGCCGTCGGTAAACGAACCACCGCCATGAAACTCATTACCGCCCTGAAAGAACGGGGACTTCGGGCCAGCTTTATCGGGACTGGTCAAACCTCCTTGATTCAGGGTGAAAAATACGGCATTGCTCTGGACGCCATTCCCTCTGAGTTTATGACCGGTGAACTGGAAAATGCGGTTGTCGAAGCCAATATCCATGAAAAACCGGACGTCATTATTCTAGAAGGTCAGGGTGCCCTCAGTCATCCCGCTTTTATCAGCTCCTGTGCCATCATCCGCGGCGGAAAACCAGACGGCATCATTGTTCAGCATCCACCCAAGCGAATAAACCGGGTCGATTTTGATTATCTGACAATGCCCACCCTCGCCAGTGAAATTGAACTGATTGAACGCTTCTCACAGTCTAAGGTCATTGCCATCACAATTAATCACGATGATATGAACGAGAACGAAGTAGCAGATACTATTAAAGCTTATGAACAGGACTATCGGCTACCCACAACTGACACCTTAATCCATGGCTGCAACAAGCTGGTTAAGGCCGTTCTTGATGCCTTTCCGGAGTTAAAAGAAAAAACCACCAACTAA
- a CDS encoding TetR/AcrR family transcriptional regulator, whose amino-acid sequence MARSKEQNEKMRETRKEKIRNAALLQFVKQGLFATRIQDIAACAGIAQGLLYHYYSSKDEIFVDLINDALDKTIEASYMVRDMDTEPGEKIRFALERLVETIEHSQAFLDTCRLITQATNSTAIPKQAQDLIQQKRNIPYQVIETIMEAGQKQGTIVAGDPKMLSIFFWTSINGLAIYYSTNNNREVKLDYRVIASMFLVKNQREVEEENDPKNQTVFK is encoded by the coding sequence ATGGCACGATCAAAGGAACAAAACGAGAAAATGCGCGAAACGCGCAAAGAAAAGATTCGCAACGCGGCACTATTACAATTTGTTAAACAGGGGCTGTTTGCCACTCGGATCCAGGATATTGCTGCTTGCGCCGGAATCGCCCAGGGACTTTTATATCATTACTATTCATCAAAAGACGAAATTTTTGTGGATCTCATTAATGACGCTCTGGATAAGACCATTGAAGCGTCCTATATGGTACGAGATATGGATACCGAGCCAGGTGAAAAAATTCGGTTTGCACTGGAGCGACTTGTTGAGACCATTGAGCACAGTCAGGCTTTTCTAGACACCTGCCGGTTGATTACGCAGGCAACCAATTCGACTGCCATTCCCAAGCAGGCTCAGGATCTTATTCAGCAAAAAAGGAACATCCCCTATCAGGTCATCGAAACCATTATGGAAGCGGGACAAAAACAAGGAACCATCGTCGCGGGCGATCCTAAAATGTTGTCAATTTTTTTCTGGACCAGTATTAATGGCCTGGCTATATATTATTCCACCAATAATAATCGGGAGGTAAAACTGGATTATCGGGTGATTGCATCAATGTTTTTGGTTAAAAATCAAAGGGAAGTTGAGGAAGAAAATGATCCAAAAAATCAAACCGTTTTTAAATGA
- a CDS encoding aspartate/glutamate racemase family protein → MQRDLKINYMTTRKNHTCYGMGIGIMVLDDAYPGFPGDVRNASAWGFPIQYEIARGVDNYTLVWEQDKSPCREPIIQAAKNLEQMGCRAIAAECGYFAYFQQDVAAAVDIPVFMSSLLQVPFIQQLIGPTNAVGIICAQKRFLTNTHLEKVGIDLNSNFYIAGAQDEYGCPQFDTLWDHEKRPVIPESYYDESEQDMIRITKEFTAKHPDIKAIMLECTGMQPFARAIQRAVDLPVFSWGTLLDYAYSCVSHRDYYGHI, encoded by the coding sequence ATGCAAAGAGATTTAAAAATTAATTACATGACAACCCGAAAAAACCATACCTGCTATGGTATGGGTATTGGTATCATGGTATTAGATGATGCCTATCCCGGTTTTCCTGGTGATGTCCGCAATGCCAGTGCCTGGGGTTTTCCGATTCAATATGAAATCGCCAGGGGCGTCGATAATTATACCCTGGTCTGGGAACAGGATAAAAGCCCCTGCCGGGAACCCATTATCCAGGCCGCAAAAAACCTGGAGCAGATGGGCTGTCGTGCGATTGCCGCTGAATGCGGCTATTTTGCCTATTTCCAGCAAGATGTGGCCGCGGCTGTCGATATTCCTGTTTTTATGTCCAGTTTGCTGCAAGTCCCCTTTATTCAGCAATTGATTGGACCCACCAACGCGGTTGGGATCATCTGTGCCCAAAAACGTTTTTTGACCAATACGCATCTGGAAAAAGTCGGGATTGATCTCAATAGCAACTTCTACATTGCCGGCGCCCAGGATGAATATGGTTGTCCGCAGTTTGACACGCTATGGGATCATGAAAAACGTCCTGTAATACCAGAAAGTTACTATGACGAATCAGAACAGGATATGATTCGGATCACCAAAGAATTTACTGCCAAACACCCGGATATTAAGGCAATCATGTTAGAATGTACCGGCATGCAGCCCTTTGCCAGAGCGATTCAACGCGCTGTTGATTTGCCTGTATTTAGTTGGGGAACCTTGCTTGATTACGCTTATTCCTGCGTTTCTCACCGGGATTATTACGGTCATATCTAA
- a CDS encoding trimethylamine methyltransferase family protein, which yields MKPYEKYVSKSDLQVIHEESLRILSEVGIKFEHPEILDIFKSHGARIDGNTVFLDEKMIMAAISTIPETFTIENSKGNHTLGGGSLILMPGIGNIFRLEQGHLHKMTNDDTVDQFKLSDTSDVINCNYFNIFLDDKSLTQDERVFSPIAMILKYSNKTALHLMANTFPLKSGVRESFKQGLELIEKFEGRSGVYNNIIHINSLSPLCFDHDPLDKFLVAAEMNQPVWFSPCAMPVLTGPPSVAGLIAMTNAEVLAGMVMSQLVKPGLPVVYGQTSASTNLRTVQLSIGAPETALIAYATRGLADFYKLPCRTGGGLSDAKDFDIQAGIESDMMIRSTLEAAPDLVLHSCGIMGSFNILSFEKFLIDEDTYRMNRRLLSGIKTEESYLCHDLITKIGPRGNFLQGRTPKMFKEEFFVPKYFNKEDPNQWQEHGSKPVLRDVQAAVKERLASYTPPDITCEQADLLNDYIPTCYRERI from the coding sequence ATGAAACCTTATGAAAAATATGTGTCAAAATCCGATCTGCAGGTTATTCACGAGGAATCACTGCGGATCCTCAGCGAAGTTGGGATAAAATTTGAACACCCGGAAATTCTGGATATTTTTAAATCTCACGGTGCCCGCATTGATGGGAACACCGTCTTTCTTGATGAAAAAATGATCATGGCCGCGATTTCAACCATTCCCGAAACCTTTACCATTGAAAACTCCAAAGGAAATCATACGCTTGGCGGCGGGAGCCTGATTCTGATGCCTGGCATCGGCAATATTTTCCGTCTGGAGCAAGGTCATTTACATAAAATGACCAATGATGATACGGTCGATCAGTTCAAACTCTCCGATACCAGTGATGTCATTAACTGTAACTATTTTAATATTTTTCTCGATGACAAGAGCCTGACCCAGGATGAAAGGGTATTTAGTCCGATCGCGATGATCTTAAAGTATTCCAATAAAACGGCCTTACATTTAATGGCTAATACCTTTCCGTTAAAATCCGGGGTCCGGGAGTCGTTTAAACAGGGTCTGGAACTGATTGAAAAATTCGAAGGCCGCAGCGGTGTTTATAATAATATCATCCATATTAATTCGCTATCGCCCTTATGCTTTGACCATGATCCGCTCGATAAGTTCCTGGTTGCTGCTGAAATGAATCAGCCGGTCTGGTTTTCCCCTTGTGCAATGCCCGTGCTGACCGGTCCGCCATCAGTTGCCGGACTAATTGCGATGACAAATGCTGAAGTTCTAGCCGGTATGGTCATGTCCCAATTGGTTAAACCTGGGCTGCCGGTGGTTTACGGACAGACCTCAGCCTCTACCAACCTGCGAACGGTTCAACTCAGCATCGGTGCCCCCGAAACCGCCTTGATTGCTTATGCCACCCGGGGGCTCGCCGATTTTTATAAGCTTCCCTGCCGTACCGGCGGCGGCTTAAGTGATGCCAAGGATTTTGATATCCAGGCCGGGATTGAATCCGATATGATGATTCGCTCAACCCTCGAAGCTGCTCCAGATCTGGTGCTCCATTCGTGTGGAATCATGGGCAGTTTTAATATCCTGAGCTTTGAAAAATTCCTAATTGATGAAGACACCTACCGAATGAATCGTCGGCTTCTGAGCGGAATCAAAACTGAGGAAAGCTATCTCTGTCATGATCTCATTACCAAAATCGGCCCGCGCGGTAACTTCCTTCAGGGTCGAACCCCGAAAATGTTTAAAGAGGAATTTTTTGTTCCCAAATACTTCAACAAAGAAGACCCCAACCAATGGCAGGAACATGGCAGTAAACCGGTTCTCAGAGATGTCCAGGCCGCAGTTAAAGAGCGCTTGGCCAGCTATACGCCACCGGATATTACCTGCGAACAGGCTGATCTTTTAAACGACTACATTCCCACCTGTTACCGGGAGCGCATCTAA
- a CDS encoding alpha/beta hydrolase, with the protein MSIKAKMMYITIKYRHLFKGQLLPEVIDKNTSIEKQRQDCDETAERFFKPIKGISFKASDYREFYAEWVEIENAPEEKAVLYFHGGGFVMGNARSHRNIVGNFVKHLGIKALVFDYRLAPEHPAPAAVNDSAAIYCWLLERGFKPENIAFAGDSAGGGIALATLLKCRDDGIPLPGVCAVFSPCTDMTISGESHKTREKSDPCTPKGANETYTGYYVGDGNPRHPYASPLFGDLTGLPPIIIQVGNNETLRDDSTCYAKKAKESGVDIQFKIWKGMFHCFPLLAPMFPEASEALEEVCQFIRKKLER; encoded by the coding sequence ATGAGTATAAAAGCAAAAATGATGTACATCACCATAAAATACCGGCATCTTTTTAAAGGGCAGTTGCTTCCGGAAGTGATTGATAAGAACACCTCAATTGAAAAGCAGCGACAAGACTGTGATGAAACGGCTGAACGTTTTTTTAAACCAATCAAGGGAATCAGCTTTAAAGCCAGTGACTATCGGGAATTTTATGCAGAATGGGTTGAAATAGAAAACGCCCCTGAAGAAAAGGCAGTCTTGTACTTTCATGGCGGTGGATTTGTGATGGGCAATGCCAGATCGCACAGAAATATTGTGGGGAATTTTGTAAAACATTTGGGCATCAAAGCCCTTGTTTTTGACTATCGGCTGGCTCCGGAACATCCGGCTCCAGCCGCAGTCAATGATTCAGCAGCTATTTACTGTTGGCTGCTTGAACGGGGATTTAAACCAGAAAATATTGCTTTTGCAGGTGATTCGGCTGGCGGCGGCATTGCGTTAGCCACCCTGCTAAAATGTAGGGATGATGGCATTCCCTTGCCGGGGGTCTGTGCGGTGTTTTCACCGTGTACCGATATGACGATTTCTGGAGAGTCTCATAAAACCCGGGAAAAATCAGATCCCTGTACTCCCAAAGGAGCAAATGAGACCTATACTGGCTATTATGTGGGTGATGGCAACCCCAGGCACCCTTATGCGTCCCCGCTGTTTGGAGACTTAACCGGTTTACCACCGATTATCATTCAAGTTGGAAATAATGAAACACTAAGAGACGATTCAACCTGTTATGCAAAAAAAGCCAAAGAATCAGGTGTTGACATTCAGTTTAAAATCTGGAAAGGAATGTTTCATTGCTTTCCGCTGCTGGCACCGATGTTTCCAGAAGCATCCGAAGCCCTTGAAGAGGTTTGTCAATTTATCAGAAAAAAGCTAGAGCGTTGA
- a CDS encoding trimethylamine methyltransferase family protein — METTQRNIEFNVLNQTKIEMIHEKSMDLLENFGMQVTGERTIDCLKKYGCTVDGDLVKFPKAVIDKALATIPKEITLYNRDGQKSMVINSQNNVYFGTHSDQLEILDYKTNTARPFVKSDIKDMCKIASALSNISFVLSVGMCADVDPKVQSQITFIETLKNFDKTINFSTNDIGSLQEIIDIAAIVAGGHKELAEKPFIFNYCEPIPPLTHPVESTEKLFISATNKIPVVYMPYSMMGGTAPLSIAAALTQNNAEILAGVVITQAVNEGAPMIYGSMPTIFDMQTTIGSYGAPEFHKSIAAASELANYYNLPFYGTAGCSDAKTIDPQSVAEVQMELFSTILSKANLIHDVGVLDHCNSVAPAMVVLANEMIDQLSAYSRGVEVTEKTLAMDVIKGVGQGGHYLNEKHTLKNFRSIWYPEFFSRRMVNPDQSDVMEMVNAKIDAILKSHVVPTLDPTILAEIEKIEQKYL; from the coding sequence ATGGAAACAACACAAAGAAATATTGAATTTAATGTTTTGAATCAGACCAAAATTGAAATGATTCACGAAAAGAGCATGGATCTGCTGGAAAATTTTGGCATGCAGGTTACTGGTGAGCGAACCATTGACTGTTTAAAAAAATACGGCTGTACGGTTGACGGTGATCTGGTCAAATTCCCCAAAGCTGTTATCGATAAAGCGCTTGCCACCATTCCCAAAGAAATAACCCTTTACAACCGCGATGGCCAAAAAAGCATGGTCATCAACAGCCAAAATAACGTCTATTTTGGAACGCACTCCGATCAATTAGAAATTCTGGATTATAAAACAAACACCGCCCGTCCCTTTGTTAAATCAGATATTAAGGACATGTGTAAAATTGCCAGTGCCTTATCCAATATCAGTTTCGTCCTATCGGTGGGCATGTGTGCCGATGTCGATCCCAAGGTTCAATCACAGATAACTTTCATCGAAACCTTAAAAAACTTTGATAAAACGATTAACTTTTCTACCAATGATATTGGTTCACTACAAGAGATCATTGATATTGCCGCAATTGTCGCTGGCGGACACAAAGAGCTGGCTGAAAAACCCTTTATCTTTAATTACTGTGAGCCGATTCCACCGCTGACCCATCCGGTCGAAAGCACCGAAAAATTATTTATCAGTGCAACCAATAAGATTCCCGTTGTTTATATGCCTTATTCGATGATGGGCGGAACTGCTCCCCTTTCGATTGCCGCGGCTTTAACTCAAAACAATGCCGAAATCCTGGCTGGCGTCGTCATTACTCAGGCTGTCAATGAGGGCGCACCAATGATCTACGGTTCGATGCCAACAATTTTTGATATGCAGACCACGATTGGCTCCTATGGTGCCCCTGAATTCCATAAATCGATCGCTGCAGCCTCTGAACTGGCTAACTACTATAACCTGCCATTTTATGGAACCGCTGGATGCAGTGATGCTAAAACCATTGATCCCCAGTCAGTCGCTGAAGTCCAAATGGAACTCTTCTCGACCATCTTAAGCAAGGCTAATCTGATTCACGATGTCGGCGTCTTAGATCATTGTAACTCGGTGGCTCCGGCAATGGTAGTATTAGCCAATGAAATGATTGATCAGCTGTCGGCTTATTCCAGGGGTGTTGAGGTCACCGAAAAAACCCTGGCCATGGATGTTATTAAAGGGGTCGGCCAGGGCGGCCATTATCTAAACGAAAAACACACCCTTAAAAATTTCAGAAGTATCTGGTATCCGGAATTCTTTTCCCGACGCATGGTCAATCCCGATCAGTCCGATGTGATGGAAATGGTGAATGCCAAAATTGATGCAATTCTTAAGTCCCACGTCGTTCCCACTTTAGATCCGACCATTCTTGCTGAAATTGAAAAAATCGAACAAAAATATTTATAA
- a CDS encoding sigma-54-dependent Fis family transcriptional regulator — protein MNSEKEAIMTTSQTFFPIQDVERIEDVCIHVVDSDGKIVCYSKGCELIENMKREDVIGKNMSDIYDYLENESMESLVLKTGEKVQDVHVKYTSPSGKVADVISSTYPIFSRKDPKKVSAAICIYRDISAYIHMSSTIKKLQNDLNTQQIKNNGTQFSFKDIIGTSPNLLECIHHAKIAAQNAAPILIAGPTGTGKEVFAQSIHNASAQVNKPFVAINCCAIPEHLLESSLFGTVKGSFTGAIDTIGLLEAAEGGTIFLDEINSMNLELQSKLLRVLETGKYRKVGGHKEITANIRLLSALNQDPLKAIEENRLRADLFYRLAVFSIHLPALKDRKQDIISLTRTFLTTEAAAMGKQLFTISLSAQEILLYHDWPGNIRELKHAITHAIYLSQYQDTILTPDLLPSYLRKKITDKKIYEKYLAASSNDKNLKNTLNKIEKQMIIEVLQENDRNISKSAKELGISRQNLQYKIRLHGIKESADDVF, from the coding sequence ATGAACTCAGAAAAAGAAGCGATTATGACGACAAGCCAAACGTTTTTCCCCATTCAGGATGTCGAGCGGATTGAAGATGTCTGTATCCATGTAGTTGACAGTGACGGAAAAATTGTCTGCTATTCAAAAGGCTGTGAACTGATCGAAAATATGAAACGTGAAGATGTCATCGGCAAAAATATGTCTGACATCTATGATTATCTTGAAAATGAATCGATGGAATCCCTGGTCTTAAAAACCGGGGAAAAAGTCCAGGATGTGCATGTTAAATATACCTCCCCATCGGGAAAAGTTGCCGATGTGATCAGTAGTACTTATCCGATTTTTTCAAGAAAAGACCCCAAAAAAGTTTCTGCTGCGATTTGTATTTATCGGGATATTTCGGCCTACATCCATATGTCGAGCACGATTAAGAAGCTACAAAATGATTTGAATACCCAGCAAATTAAAAACAATGGCACCCAATTTAGTTTCAAAGACATCATCGGAACAAGTCCCAATCTTTTAGAATGCATTCACCATGCCAAGATTGCAGCTCAGAATGCGGCGCCGATTCTGATTGCCGGACCTACTGGCACTGGCAAGGAAGTTTTTGCCCAAAGCATTCATAACGCCAGTGCTCAGGTTAACAAGCCTTTTGTAGCGATCAATTGTTGTGCCATTCCCGAACATTTACTGGAAAGCTCACTTTTTGGAACGGTTAAGGGCTCTTTCACCGGTGCCATTGATACTATTGGTCTTTTGGAAGCAGCTGAAGGTGGCACCATCTTTCTAGACGAAATCAATTCCATGAATTTAGAACTTCAATCAAAACTGCTTCGGGTTCTGGAAACCGGAAAATACCGAAAGGTGGGGGGCCATAAAGAAATAACCGCTAATATCCGGCTATTGAGTGCCCTTAATCAGGACCCCTTAAAAGCGATCGAAGAAAATCGACTTCGTGCTGACTTGTTTTATCGGCTGGCCGTTTTTTCGATTCATTTACCGGCCCTCAAAGATCGGAAACAGGATATCATCAGTCTTACCCGGACCTTTTTAACCACTGAAGCGGCTGCCATGGGAAAACAGCTCTTCACCATTTCGTTATCCGCTCAGGAGATTCTTCTTTACCATGACTGGCCGGGAAATATCCGCGAATTAAAACACGCCATTACTCATGCCATCTATTTATCCCAATACCAGGATACCATCCTGACCCCGGATCTGTTGCCTTCCTATTTACGAAAGAAGATCACTGATAAAAAGATCTATGAAAAGTATCTGGCCGCCAGTAGCAATGATAAAAACCTCAAGAACACCCTCAACAAAATTGAAAAACAAATGATAATCGAGGTGTTACAAGAAAATGATCGAAACATTTCAAAAAGCGCCAAAGAACTGGGCATTTCTCGTCAAAATCTGCAGTATAAGATCCGCTTGCATGGTATTAAAGAATCCGCTGATGATGTATTTTAA
- a CDS encoding DUF2087 domain-containing protein, whose product MIQKIKPFLNEEGKITQIPAKQSKKLLVYEYLAKKFDDDQEYCEKSVNQLINSWHTFGDCVFLRRGLVETGFLCRLSDGSKYWRNKEKE is encoded by the coding sequence ATGATCCAAAAAATCAAACCGTTTTTAAATGAAGAAGGGAAAATTACACAGATTCCTGCGAAGCAATCAAAAAAATTGCTGGTATACGAATACCTCGCAAAAAAGTTTGATGACGATCAGGAATATTGTGAAAAGTCTGTCAACCAGTTAATTAATTCATGGCATACCTTTGGGGATTGTGTTTTTTTAAGACGCGGATTAGTGGAAACCGGATTTTTATGCCGCCTATCAGATGGCAGTAAGTATTGGAGAAATAAAGAAAAGGAATAA